In Desulfomonilaceae bacterium, the genomic window ATTTCGACCATGGGTTTGGGGCGATTATCGGTTTCTTCGGCGAGCCGAGTTCCCATACCACCTGCTAGGATAACGACTTTCATTGGGGGGTCCTAATTGTCATTTCTAACGAACATTCATGCCCTGTGCAGGCACAACCAACAATGAGAATACTGTTTAGAAGCGGGTCATGGCATACTACCTGAAGAAGAATTACGATTTCATACAATATCAGGAGGATGCCATGACCCAACAGCAAAATACATCAATTTTGAGAGTTATGCACGAGGTATGCTGTGGACTCGATGTTCACAAGAAATTGATCAATGCGTGCTTGATCACCACGGACGAAAATGGTCAAGAAGACAGTGAGTTGAGGGTCTTTCAGACATTTACTGATGACTTGTGTCGCCTGAGGGACTGGCTGCTCGATCATAACTGTCCTGTTGTAGCTATGGAAAGCACAGGTATCTATTGGAGGCCAGTACATAATATTATGGAAGGTCTTTTTGAGATCATTCTTGTTAATGCTCGGCATTTCAAAAATCTTCCAGGCAAAAAAACAGACATGTCGGATTGTCAGTGGATATGCGGACTCCTGAGAGTCGGACTATTAAAAGGAAGTTTTATACCTCAAAAACATGTCCGGCAATGGCGAGATCTGACCAGGTACAGGCGGAGTAAGATAGAGGATCTTGGTGATGCCAAAAGACAGGTTCACAAACTTTTTGAGTCCGCCAATATCAAAATCGATTCTGTGGCGTCTCAGATATTCACCCGTACAGGTCGTAATCTGATGGAACGTTTACTCAAAAACGACCAGGAACTCGCTCTCGAAGACGTGATAGAATGTCTCAGGGGGAAGTTGAAATCTAAGGGCAAGGAATTATATCGAGCGATTCAAGGCTTTTTTGAAGATCATCATCGCTGGTTGCTGGAAAAGATGCTTTCGAATGTAGACCATCTCGAGCATCTCATAAATGATATTCAAGTCAGATTAAGAAGCCTTCTAAAACCTTATGAAGACGCTATTGACAGACTAAACGAAATTCCCGGGATTGATTTCATATCAGCATGCTCCATCATTTCTGAAACAGGTCCGACACTTTCAACTTTTCCTAATACCGCTTCTTTGTGTTCATGGGCTGGAGTTTGTCCAGGAAACAACGAGAGCGCAGGAAAAAGACACTCTGGACGAAGTCCGGTTAGTAAAGGCAATCTAAAAACAATCCTAATTGAAGTGGCTTGGGCAGCGGTCAGGACCAAGAAGTCATATTTTAGGGCAAAATTCTTTAGTCTTAGATCTCGACTCGGTCCGAAAAAAGCGATTGTGGCCGTAGCTCACCGTATTCTCAAAGCCATATACCACGTGATTAAGCATGGAGCTAAATTCAAAGATCTAGGAGAGGATTATCTGAGCAATCTACACAAAAACTCAAAGCTCAATTACCTGATTCGTCAGGCCGGCAAATTTGGCTATACACTTACACCAAGCGGTGTTGCTGAAAAATCATTTTAGTGTGTTAAGAAACCTGAGCAATTAAAATGGCAGTGGTGGTTGCTCCTAAAGGTCGATTAGATACTGAAGCGAAAAGCGCGGGAGAGAACATGACCACGGTCGGCGAGCGCAACCAGTTGTTGGCACATTAAGTGACCACGGATACAAAACTTCTTAATACGCTGACCAAACACCACCGCTGCAAAAGACTTTAAGGATTCCCCGGGCTTCGCCTTGGGTAATTTCAAGAAATCCACTGACTCGCTTATACCGAGGGGTATTCACATACAAAAATCTATTGCATCGCG contains:
- a CDS encoding IS110 family transposase — encoded protein: MTQQQNTSILRVMHEVCCGLDVHKKLINACLITTDENGQEDSELRVFQTFTDDLCRLRDWLLDHNCPVVAMESTGIYWRPVHNIMEGLFEIILVNARHFKNLPGKKTDMSDCQWICGLLRVGLLKGSFIPQKHVRQWRDLTRYRRSKIEDLGDAKRQVHKLFESANIKIDSVASQIFTRTGRNLMERLLKNDQELALEDVIECLRGKLKSKGKELYRAIQGFFEDHHRWLLEKMLSNVDHLEHLINDIQVRLRSLLKPYEDAIDRLNEIPGIDFISACSIISETGPTLSTFPNTASLCSWAGVCPGNNESAGKRHSGRSPVSKGNLKTILIEVAWAAVRTKKSYFRAKFFSLRSRLGPKKAIVAVAHRILKAIYHVIKHGAKFKDLGEDYLSNLHKNSKLNYLIRQAGKFGYTLTPSGVAEKSF